One window of the Mycobacterium sp. SVM_VP21 genome contains the following:
- a CDS encoding NAD(P)/FAD-dependent oxidoreductase, giving the protein MARTVILGAGIAGHTAALHLRRMLPRQHEVIVVSPEPDWNWIPSNIWVGVGRMDAAKVLIPLKPIYDRKHIGFRQAWATTIHPEGTADQAQPSVDFTYTDAARRGETDTLTYDYLVNATGPKLNFAATPGLGPDGHSWSVCTASHAVEAGQAFGRVIDKLKDGVPQRLVIGVGHGTCTCEGAAFEYTFNVEHALRDAGVRDLAEIVYLTNEYELGDFGVDGLQFVDKGFTQSSRLWTESLFRERGVRAITQAHVHEVMEGRLRYEQLDGTENQLDFDFAMLLPPFRGADLTAYDRAGADITATLFAPSGFMKVDADYSGKPYGQWSADDWPHTYQSPAYSNIFAPGIAFAPPHPISRPRTSHNGTVITPSPPRTGMPSGIMAKTIARTIRDRITRGAEAPAHRASMATMGAACVASAGTGLRQGSAAAMTMYPVVPDPVRFPQTGRDLTGTYGEIGLAGHWMKLLLHYLFIYKAKARPFWWLIPE; this is encoded by the coding sequence ATGGCGCGAACCGTTATCCTCGGCGCTGGTATTGCCGGACACACCGCCGCCTTGCATCTACGTCGGATGCTGCCGCGTCAGCACGAAGTCATCGTGGTCTCACCCGAACCGGACTGGAACTGGATCCCGTCCAACATCTGGGTGGGGGTGGGCCGGATGGACGCGGCGAAGGTCCTGATCCCGCTCAAACCGATTTACGACCGTAAACACATCGGATTCCGCCAAGCGTGGGCGACCACCATCCACCCCGAAGGTACCGCCGATCAAGCGCAGCCTTCGGTGGACTTCACCTACACCGACGCGGCACGGCGCGGCGAAACCGACACCCTCACCTACGACTATCTGGTCAACGCGACCGGTCCGAAGCTGAACTTCGCGGCGACGCCCGGGCTCGGCCCGGACGGTCACTCGTGGTCGGTGTGTACGGCAAGTCACGCCGTCGAGGCCGGCCAGGCGTTCGGCCGGGTTATCGACAAGCTGAAAGACGGTGTGCCGCAACGCCTTGTGATCGGAGTCGGGCACGGTACCTGCACCTGCGAAGGCGCGGCGTTCGAGTACACGTTCAACGTGGAGCACGCCCTGCGCGACGCCGGCGTGCGCGACCTCGCCGAGATCGTCTACCTGACCAACGAGTACGAACTCGGCGACTTCGGCGTCGACGGTCTGCAATTCGTCGACAAGGGCTTCACGCAGTCCAGCCGGCTGTGGACCGAGTCGTTGTTCCGCGAGCGCGGCGTGCGGGCCATCACGCAGGCGCACGTGCACGAGGTGATGGAAGGGCGGCTGCGCTACGAGCAACTCGACGGCACCGAAAATCAACTCGACTTCGACTTCGCCATGTTGCTGCCGCCGTTCCGGGGCGCCGATCTCACCGCCTACGACCGGGCGGGCGCGGACATCACCGCGACGCTGTTCGCGCCGTCGGGGTTCATGAAGGTCGACGCGGACTACTCGGGCAAGCCTTACGGCCAATGGTCCGCCGACGACTGGCCGCATACCTACCAGTCGCCGGCCTACTCGAACATCTTCGCGCCCGGCATCGCGTTTGCGCCGCCGCACCCGATCTCGCGGCCCCGCACGAGCCACAACGGCACAGTCATCACCCCTAGTCCGCCGCGTACCGGGATGCCGTCGGGAATCATGGCCAAGACGATCGCCAGAACCATCCGCGACCGGATCACCCGGGGCGCCGAGGCTCCCGCCCACCGGGCGTCGATGGCGACCATGGGTGCGGCCTGCGTCGCCTCGGCCGGAACCGGTCTGCGGCAGGGCTCGGCAGCGGCGATGACGATGTATCCCGTGGTGCCCGACCCGGTGCGCTTCCCCCAGACCGGTCGCGATCTGACAGGAACGTACGGCGAAATAGGCTTGGCCGGTCACTGGATGAAACTGCTGCTGCATTACCTGTTCATCTACAAAGCCAAGGCACGCCCGTTCTGGTGGCTGATTCCGGAATGA
- a CDS encoding TatD family hydrolase, whose protein sequence is MRVSSKRSGKTPPPAPQELSPLVDAHTHLDACGGSDAASVRAIMDRAAAVGVQAAVTVADDLESARWVTEAADADDRVYAAVALHPTRANSLTEAARAEIEVLAAHPRVVAVGETGMDLYWPGRLEGCADPQTQREAFAWHIDLAKRTGKPLMIHNRDADAAVLDVLRAEGAPETVIFHCFSSGPAMAHTCIDAGWILSLSGTVSFKNARDLREAAALIPDAQLLVETDAPFLTPHPYRGSPNEPYCLPYTVRALAELLGRSAAELAQVTNRNARRVYGLG, encoded by the coding sequence GTGCGGGTGAGCTCGAAACGATCAGGCAAAACTCCGCCGCCCGCACCGCAGGAGCTGAGTCCGCTGGTCGACGCGCACACCCACCTCGACGCCTGCGGCGGCTCCGACGCTGCTTCGGTGCGCGCGATCATGGACCGCGCCGCCGCGGTAGGGGTGCAGGCGGCGGTGACCGTCGCCGACGACCTGGAATCGGCTCGCTGGGTGACCGAGGCCGCCGACGCCGACGATCGGGTCTACGCGGCGGTCGCGCTGCACCCCACTCGCGCCAACTCGCTCACCGAGGCGGCCCGCGCCGAGATCGAGGTGCTGGCCGCTCATCCACGGGTGGTGGCGGTCGGGGAGACCGGGATGGACCTGTACTGGCCCGGGCGCCTGGAGGGCTGCGCGGACCCGCAGACCCAGCGCGAGGCCTTCGCCTGGCATATCGACCTGGCCAAGCGCACCGGCAAGCCGCTGATGATCCACAACCGTGACGCCGACGCCGCCGTGCTCGATGTGCTGCGCGCCGAAGGCGCCCCGGAGACGGTGATCTTCCACTGTTTCTCGTCGGGGCCCGCGATGGCTCACACCTGCATCGACGCCGGCTGGATATTGAGCCTGTCCGGCACGGTCAGCTTCAAAAATGCTCGTGACCTGCGGGAAGCGGCAGCACTGATTCCGGATGCGCAGCTGCTGGTGGAGACCGACGCGCCGTTTTTGACTCCACATCCGTACCGCGGTTCACCCAACGAGCCCTACTGTCTGCCATACACTGTCAGAGCGCTGGCCGAGCTGTTGGGCAGATCGGCAGCCGAGCTGGCGCAGGTCACGAACCGCAACGCGCGGCGGGTGTATGGGCTGGGCTGA
- a CDS encoding serine/threonine protein kinase codes for MTGAGVDYGGYLIEREIGRGGHAAVYLAHHRDDPDTRVALKVLDESHRSPAEQGRLEREFAFASALKHPNIVAVYRHGPFWLAMQYVDGGKATGLRTLQDRLAALTQIAAALDYAHRRGIVHSDVKPANVLIHADFGRGGAVLTDFGAAHAVVEDVWHRARHSGNPEVSLPYTAPEILQGKAPSAATDEYALACTAVELLTGAPPFPAQCAADLADAHLRLLPPPLSDTLGPAARAADVVVQRALAKFPARRYESCADFVEELSRALMSHAWPPKPVET; via the coding sequence ATGACTGGAGCCGGCGTCGACTACGGCGGCTACCTGATCGAGCGCGAGATCGGGCGTGGCGGACACGCAGCCGTCTATCTGGCCCATCACCGTGACGACCCCGACACGCGCGTGGCGCTGAAGGTCCTCGACGAGTCGCACCGCTCCCCCGCCGAGCAGGGCCGGCTGGAGCGCGAGTTCGCATTCGCGAGCGCCCTCAAGCACCCCAACATCGTCGCGGTGTACCGGCACGGCCCGTTCTGGCTGGCGATGCAGTACGTCGACGGCGGCAAGGCGACCGGCCTACGCACGCTGCAGGACCGCCTGGCCGCGCTGACCCAGATCGCCGCCGCGCTCGACTACGCACATCGTCGCGGCATCGTGCACAGTGACGTCAAGCCCGCCAACGTCCTGATCCACGCCGACTTCGGCCGAGGCGGTGCGGTGCTGACCGATTTCGGAGCAGCCCACGCCGTCGTCGAAGACGTGTGGCACCGGGCCCGACATTCCGGAAACCCCGAAGTCTCGTTGCCCTACACCGCGCCCGAGATCCTGCAGGGCAAGGCCCCATCAGCAGCCACCGACGAATACGCTCTGGCCTGCACGGCGGTCGAACTGCTCACCGGAGCGCCACCATTCCCCGCTCAGTGCGCAGCCGATCTGGCCGATGCGCATCTGCGGCTGCTACCGCCGCCGCTGTCCGACACGCTCGGGCCGGCGGCGCGAGCCGCCGACGTGGTGGTGCAACGTGCGCTGGCGAAGTTTCCGGCGCGCCGCTACGAGTCCTGCGCCGACTTCGTCGAAGAGCTGTCCCGCGCGCTGATGTCGCACGCCTGGCCGCCCAAGCCTGTCGAGACCTGA
- a CDS encoding 4-(cytidine 5'-diphospho)-2-C-methyl-D-erythritol kinase translates to MTASDGNTATEWSPAGSVTVRVPGKLNLYLAVGDCRDDGYHELTTVFHAVSLVDEVTVRDADVLSLRVSGEGADVLPTDERNLAWQAAELMAEYVGRAPDVAISIDKSIPVAGGMAGGSADAAAVLVGMNVLWELGVPRRDLHSLAARLGSDVPFALHGGTALGTGRGEELATVLTRETFHWVLAFADRGLSTPAVFKELDRLRDTGRKLPESGDPEPVLAALAAGDPQRLAGLLGNDLQAAAISLNPDLRRTLRAGVEAGALAGVVSGSGPTCAFLCSSAQSAADVAVELSALGAGRAVRVASGPVYGARVVPSSVSGA, encoded by the coding sequence GTGACCGCATCCGACGGCAATACCGCGACCGAGTGGTCCCCGGCCGGTTCGGTCACCGTTCGGGTACCGGGCAAGCTGAACCTCTACCTGGCCGTCGGTGACTGTCGCGATGACGGTTACCACGAGCTGACCACCGTCTTCCACGCGGTTTCGTTGGTCGACGAGGTGACCGTCCGCGACGCCGACGTGTTGTCGTTGCGGGTCAGCGGCGAGGGTGCCGATGTGCTGCCCACCGATGAGCGCAACCTGGCGTGGCAGGCCGCCGAGCTGATGGCCGAGTACGTGGGCCGGGCTCCGGACGTCGCGATCAGCATCGACAAGTCCATTCCGGTGGCTGGTGGCATGGCCGGCGGCAGCGCCGATGCCGCGGCGGTGCTGGTCGGCATGAATGTGCTGTGGGAACTGGGCGTGCCGCGCCGCGACCTGCATTCACTGGCCGCCCGGCTGGGTAGCGACGTGCCATTCGCGCTGCACGGCGGGACGGCGTTGGGCACCGGTCGCGGCGAGGAGCTGGCGACGGTGCTCACCCGGGAGACCTTCCACTGGGTGCTGGCGTTCGCCGACCGTGGGCTGTCGACGCCGGCGGTCTTCAAAGAACTGGACCGGCTGCGCGACACCGGGCGCAAGCTGCCCGAGTCGGGCGACCCCGAGCCGGTGCTGGCCGCGTTGGCCGCCGGCGACCCGCAGCGGCTGGCCGGATTGCTCGGCAATGACCTGCAGGCGGCGGCGATCAGCCTCAACCCTGACTTGCGCCGCACCTTGCGCGCCGGCGTGGAGGCAGGTGCCCTGGCCGGTGTGGTGTCCGGATCCGGTCCGACGTGCGCGTTCCTGTGCAGCTCGGCGCAGTCGGCGGCTGACGTCGCGGTCGAGCTGTCGGCGCTCGGCGCGGGACGCGCGGTGCGGGTGGCCAGCGGTCCGGTCTACGGCGCCCGGGTAGTGCCCTCGTCGGTCAGTGGGGCCTGA
- the rsmA gene encoding 16S rRNA (adenine(1518)-N(6)/adenine(1519)-N(6))-dimethyltransferase RsmA, translating to MAGVQWETLTIGLLGAGDIRALANELDLRPRKSLGQNFVHDANTVRRIVDGAGITADDHVLEVGPGLGSLTLALLEHGPTVIAVEKDPVLAARLPQTISEHAPADAARLEVLGRDVLALRRDEVATAPTAVVANLPYNVAVPALLYLLSEFDSIRTVTVMVQLEVAERLAAEPGGKDYGVPSAKARFFGAVRRCGTVPPSVFWPVPRVNSGLVRIDRYDAPEWPVDDAFRRQVFTLIDVAFAQRRKTIRNAFTDWAGSGARSAELLEAAGIDPMSRGETLGIDDFVRLLQVSTGLGGQACDISARDSSSTKSAQDS from the coding sequence CTGGCCGGTGTGCAGTGGGAGACGCTGACCATCGGGCTACTCGGGGCCGGTGACATCAGGGCCCTGGCAAACGAACTCGACCTGCGGCCCCGGAAATCACTGGGGCAGAACTTCGTTCACGACGCGAACACGGTGCGCCGGATTGTCGACGGCGCGGGTATCACCGCCGACGACCATGTCCTCGAGGTCGGACCTGGACTGGGCTCGCTGACCCTGGCGTTGCTCGAGCACGGCCCGACGGTGATCGCCGTCGAGAAGGATCCGGTGCTGGCCGCCCGATTGCCGCAGACCATCTCCGAGCACGCGCCCGCTGACGCGGCTCGGTTGGAGGTGCTCGGCCGGGACGTCTTGGCCCTGCGCCGCGACGAAGTGGCGACCGCGCCGACGGCGGTGGTGGCGAATCTGCCGTACAACGTGGCGGTTCCGGCGTTGTTGTACCTGCTGTCGGAGTTCGACTCCATCCGCACCGTGACGGTCATGGTGCAGTTGGAGGTAGCCGAGCGACTGGCCGCCGAGCCGGGTGGCAAGGACTACGGGGTGCCCAGCGCCAAGGCGCGGTTCTTCGGTGCGGTGCGCCGTTGCGGCACGGTGCCGCCCAGCGTGTTCTGGCCGGTGCCGCGGGTGAATTCCGGGCTGGTGCGTATCGACCGGTACGACGCCCCTGAATGGCCGGTCGATGATGCATTTCGCCGACAGGTCTTCACTCTGATCGACGTCGCGTTTGCTCAGCGCCGCAAGACTATTCGCAACGCGTTCACCGACTGGGCAGGATCGGGTGCGCGGTCTGCTGAGCTGTTGGAGGCTGCGGGCATCGATCCGATGAGTCGCGGCGAGACACTGGGGATCGACGATTTCGTGCGGCTGCTTCAGGTCTCGACAGGCTTGGGCGGCCAGGCGTGCGACATCAGCGCGCGGGACAGCTCTTCGACGAAGTCGGCGCAGGACTCGTAG
- the metG gene encoding methionine--tRNA ligase, giving the protein MKPFYVTTAITYPNGDPHIGHAYEYIATDAIARFHRLDGFDVRYLTGTDEHGLKMAETAAAEGIPTADLARRNSDVFQRLQEKLNISFDRFIRTTDADHLEASKVIWQRMVDAGDIYPGAYSGWYSVRDERFFTEGETRLGDDGSRVAVETGAPVTWTEEQTFFFRLSAYADRLLAHYEANPDFIAPDVRRNEVVSFVSGGLRDLSISRTSFDWGVPVPGHPDHVMYVWVDALTNYLTGVGFPDTDSESFRRYWPADLHMIGKDIIRFHTVYWPAFLMSAGIELPRRIFAHGFLLNSGEKMSKSVGNVIDPVEFVDKYGVDQVRYFLLREIPFGQDGSISDEAMIGRINADLANELGNLAQRSLSMVAKNLDGVVPAPTAQAADGEELLALADALLEKMRAAFGNQAMHQGLEAIWQMLGAGNRYFSANEPWKLAKSESAADQARFGTVLYTTLEVVRIAALLVQPVMPDSASKLLDLLGQTDDQRMFTAVPQRLAPGLSLPAPSGVFPRYQPQ; this is encoded by the coding sequence ATGAAGCCTTTCTACGTCACCACCGCGATCACCTATCCCAACGGTGACCCGCACATCGGCCACGCCTACGAGTACATCGCCACCGACGCGATCGCCCGGTTCCACCGGCTCGACGGGTTCGACGTGCGGTATCTGACCGGCACCGACGAGCACGGGCTCAAGATGGCCGAGACCGCCGCCGCCGAGGGCATTCCGACCGCGGATCTGGCGCGGCGCAACTCCGATGTGTTCCAGCGGCTACAGGAGAAACTCAACATCTCCTTCGACCGGTTCATCCGCACCACCGACGCCGATCACCTGGAGGCCTCCAAGGTGATCTGGCAGCGCATGGTCGACGCCGGTGACATCTACCCCGGCGCCTATAGCGGCTGGTACTCGGTGCGCGACGAGCGGTTCTTCACCGAGGGCGAGACCCGGCTGGGCGACGACGGTTCGCGCGTCGCCGTCGAGACCGGGGCGCCGGTCACCTGGACCGAGGAGCAGACCTTCTTCTTCCGGCTCTCGGCCTATGCCGACCGGCTGCTGGCGCACTACGAGGCGAACCCGGACTTCATCGCCCCCGACGTGCGCCGCAACGAGGTGGTCAGCTTCGTCTCCGGCGGGCTGCGCGACCTGTCGATCTCGCGTACCTCGTTCGACTGGGGCGTGCCGGTACCCGGACACCCCGACCACGTGATGTACGTCTGGGTGGACGCCCTGACCAACTACCTGACCGGCGTCGGATTCCCCGACACCGACTCCGAATCCTTCCGCCGGTACTGGCCGGCCGATCTGCACATGATCGGCAAGGACATCATCCGATTCCACACCGTGTACTGGCCCGCGTTTCTGATGTCGGCCGGAATCGAGTTGCCGCGCCGGATTTTCGCGCACGGCTTCCTGCTCAACAGCGGCGAGAAGATGAGCAAGTCGGTGGGCAACGTCATCGACCCGGTCGAGTTCGTCGACAAGTACGGCGTCGACCAGGTGCGGTATTTCCTGTTGCGGGAGATCCCGTTCGGCCAGGACGGCAGCATCTCCGACGAGGCGATGATCGGCCGCATCAACGCCGATCTGGCCAACGAGCTGGGCAACCTGGCACAGCGCTCACTGTCGATGGTCGCCAAGAACCTCGACGGGGTGGTGCCCGCGCCGACCGCCCAGGCCGCCGACGGCGAGGAACTGCTGGCACTGGCCGACGCGCTGCTGGAGAAGATGCGGGCGGCGTTCGGCAACCAGGCCATGCACCAGGGCCTGGAGGCGATCTGGCAGATGCTGGGCGCAGGCAACCGGTACTTCTCGGCCAACGAGCCGTGGAAGCTGGCCAAGAGCGAGTCCGCGGCGGATCAGGCGCGCTTCGGCACGGTTCTGTACACCACGCTGGAGGTGGTGCGGATCGCGGCGCTGCTGGTGCAGCCGGTGATGCCGGACTCGGCGAGCAAGCTGCTGGACCTGCTGGGGCAGACCGATGATCAGCGGATGTTCACCGCGGTGCCGCAGCGCCTGGCGCCGGGGCTTTCGCTGCCGGCGCCCTCCGGGGTGTTTCCGCGGTATCAGCCCCAGTAG
- a CDS encoding transglycosylase family protein, with protein MNALTRLHQAPSPMLRLLVGALLLVLTFAGGFAVASAKTVTLDVDGTPITVTTMRSRVIDVVAENGFDLGERDDVSPARTARVRDSDTIMVRRGRPLQVSLDGREPQQLWTTALSVDEALAQLSMTDTAPAAASRGSRVPLAGMALPVVSAKTVTIDDGGVVRTVHLAAPNVAELLAADGAPLEQADKVIPAASTPVTEGMAIQVTRIRVKQVTERVPLPPPARRIEDPTMNISRQVVDDPGTPGTQDVTYSVATVNGAETGRLPVANAVVDPARDSVLRVGAKPGTEVPPSVYGAAWDRIANCESHGNWAINTGNGFYGGVQFDYGTWVANGGLKYAPRADMATREEQIAIAEVTQARQGWGAWPVCSGRR; from the coding sequence TTGAATGCTTTGACCAGGCTGCATCAGGCGCCATCGCCGATGCTGCGGCTTCTGGTCGGCGCTTTGCTGCTGGTGCTGACCTTCGCAGGCGGCTTCGCGGTCGCCAGCGCCAAGACCGTGACGCTGGACGTTGACGGAACCCCGATCACCGTCACCACGATGCGGTCGCGGGTGATTGACGTCGTCGCCGAGAACGGCTTCGACCTCGGTGAGCGCGACGATGTGAGCCCGGCCCGGACCGCGCGGGTGCGCGATTCCGACACGATCATGGTCCGCCGCGGCCGGCCGCTGCAGGTGTCCTTGGACGGTCGTGAGCCGCAGCAACTGTGGACCACGGCGCTCTCGGTGGACGAGGCGCTGGCCCAGCTGTCGATGACCGACACCGCCCCCGCCGCGGCGTCGCGCGGCAGCCGCGTCCCGCTGGCCGGCATGGCCCTGCCGGTCGTCAGCGCCAAGACCGTCACGATCGACGACGGCGGCGTGGTGCGCACCGTGCACCTGGCCGCGCCCAATGTGGCCGAACTGCTGGCCGCCGACGGCGCCCCGCTGGAGCAGGCCGACAAGGTCATCCCGGCGGCATCGACCCCGGTCACCGAGGGCATGGCGATCCAGGTGACGCGGATCCGGGTCAAGCAGGTCACCGAGCGGGTGCCGCTTCCCCCGCCCGCCCGTCGCATCGAAGATCCGACCATGAACATCAGTCGGCAGGTCGTTGACGACCCGGGCACGCCCGGCACCCAGGACGTGACCTACTCGGTGGCCACCGTCAACGGCGCCGAGACCGGCCGCCTGCCGGTCGCCAATGCGGTGGTGGACCCGGCCCGCGACTCGGTGCTGCGGGTCGGCGCCAAGCCCGGTACCGAGGTACCGCCGTCGGTATACGGCGCTGCCTGGGACCGCATCGCCAACTGTGAGTCGCACGGAAACTGGGCGATCAATACCGGCAACGGCTTCTACGGCGGCGTGCAGTTCGACTACGGCACCTGGGTGGCCAATGGCGGTCTGAAGTATGCGCCGCGCGCGGATATGGCTACCCGCGAAGAGCAGATCGCGATCGCAGAGGTCACCCAGGCCCGCCAAGGCTGGGGCGCCTGGCCGGTGTGCAGTGGGAGACGCTGA
- a CDS encoding PE-PPE domain-containing protein codes for MTTLSHRNLSSIGAVPLTLAAIAALGVAPAVAPGLAATAKTVVAQTTLLDTESWIMGGSGLPIPPPQYLTALTDRFISPETPKFEGQPTFQVDATNPLFTPEGLYPLTGVKTLPLDTSLHQGSTILYQTIMNEIGKGNDLVVLGYSQSGVINALVMDQLMALPEDERPTADQLSFVSLGSPSNPNGGLLSRFDVPGVPLSLPALGVTFSGGAPSETPWETVNYIREYDGFADFPKYPLNFLADINAFLGIMFIHGGYPSLTDAQLATAIELDTSGDYTGHNQYFMIPTEDLPLLALLRGNAFGNAFADLLQPALRVLVNLGYGNIEHGWDQGPADISTPFGVFPDVNPMDVLTALANGAEQGWNDFIADLQNIGSGGATDLFGLDGGGPADFSLPSLMDVVNTLSGAAATLYATLLPTADIINSLISTLPAYSASLFFNELMSGDLLNAIGMPLAATTGLVTMAGGFEVEVLMNAFSSISADFSGLFS; via the coding sequence ATGACAACTTTGTCCCATCGCAACCTGAGTTCCATCGGCGCGGTACCTCTGACCCTGGCCGCCATTGCCGCGTTGGGTGTCGCTCCCGCGGTCGCACCCGGGCTGGCCGCAACCGCCAAGACGGTGGTCGCCCAGACGACCCTGCTGGACACCGAGTCGTGGATCATGGGCGGCAGCGGGCTGCCGATTCCGCCGCCGCAGTACCTGACCGCCCTCACCGATCGGTTCATCTCGCCGGAGACCCCGAAGTTCGAGGGCCAGCCGACCTTCCAGGTGGACGCTACCAACCCGCTGTTCACCCCCGAGGGCCTTTACCCGCTCACCGGTGTGAAGACGCTGCCGCTGGACACGTCGTTGCATCAGGGCTCCACCATCTTGTACCAGACGATCATGAACGAGATTGGCAAGGGCAATGACCTTGTCGTGCTGGGCTATTCGCAGAGTGGTGTCATCAATGCGCTGGTGATGGACCAGCTAATGGCCCTGCCCGAAGATGAGCGCCCCACCGCCGACCAGCTGTCCTTCGTGTCGCTGGGCAGCCCGTCCAACCCCAACGGCGGCCTGCTGTCCCGCTTCGACGTTCCCGGGGTTCCGCTGAGCCTGCCCGCCCTCGGTGTCACATTCAGCGGGGGCGCCCCGTCTGAGACACCTTGGGAGACAGTCAACTACATCCGGGAATACGACGGATTCGCCGACTTCCCGAAGTACCCGTTGAACTTCCTGGCCGACATCAATGCGTTCTTGGGCATCATGTTCATTCACGGCGGCTACCCGTCACTGACCGACGCCCAGTTGGCGACGGCTATCGAGCTGGACACCTCCGGCGACTACACCGGTCACAACCAGTACTTCATGATTCCCACCGAGGACCTGCCGCTGCTGGCGCTGTTGCGCGGCAACGCATTCGGCAACGCGTTTGCCGACCTGTTGCAGCCGGCGCTGCGGGTGTTGGTCAACCTCGGTTACGGCAACATCGAGCACGGCTGGGATCAGGGGCCGGCGGACATCTCCACGCCGTTCGGCGTGTTCCCCGACGTCAACCCGATGGACGTGCTCACCGCCCTGGCCAACGGTGCCGAGCAGGGTTGGAACGACTTCATCGCCGACCTGCAGAACATCGGGTCCGGTGGCGCGACTGACCTGTTCGGTCTGGACGGCGGCGGTCCCGCGGACTTCTCCTTGCCGAGCCTGATGGACGTCGTCAACACCCTCAGCGGTGCCGCGGCGACCTTGTACGCGACGTTGCTGCCGACTGCCGACATCATCAATTCGCTGATCTCCACGCTGCCGGCCTACTCCGCGAGCCTGTTCTTCAACGAACTGATGTCGGGTGATCTGCTGAATGCGATCGGGATGCCGCTGGCGGCCACTACCGGGCTCGTCACCATGGCCGGCGGGTTCGAGGTCGAGGTTCTGATGAATGCCTTCAGCTCGATCAGCGCCGACTTCTCGGGCCTGTTCTCCTGA